The following proteins are encoded in a genomic region of Deltaproteobacteria bacterium:
- a CDS encoding ABC transporter ATP-binding protein: MASPRSIAIAIHGLKKNYRQVEALRGIDLEIPAGEFFGLLGPNGAGKTTLIKAIVGLVHPTKGTLRVFTHDLPKNHLQAKRLIGLSPQEPNIDRYFTVRRSLEFQAGFYGIDRKERRKRADQLMAQFGIADKANEEYWKLSGGLQKRVLVARSLITSPKILILDEPTAGVDVEQRHELWRHLKSLNKDGTTILLTTHYIDEAEELCGRVAIMNRGDIVEMGEPKALIKKYCREQVKVFPGSLEEVFLKVTGHSIHEDQNANP; the protein is encoded by the coding sequence ATGGCCTCCCCGAGATCCATAGCGATCGCCATTCACGGGCTCAAAAAAAATTATCGTCAAGTGGAGGCGCTCCGCGGGATCGATCTGGAGATCCCGGCCGGGGAATTTTTTGGACTGCTCGGTCCCAACGGCGCCGGGAAGACGACATTGATTAAGGCGATCGTCGGTCTTGTCCACCCGACAAAAGGGACCCTTCGGGTCTTTACTCACGATCTCCCCAAAAATCACCTCCAGGCCAAAAGGCTGATCGGCCTCTCCCCCCAGGAACCGAATATTGACCGCTACTTCACCGTCCGCCGCTCCCTGGAATTTCAGGCCGGTTTCTACGGTATTGATCGAAAAGAGAGAAGGAAAAGGGCTGACCAGCTCATGGCGCAATTCGGGATCGCCGATAAGGCGAATGAGGAATACTGGAAGCTCTCCGGCGGTTTGCAAAAAAGGGTGCTTGTCGCCCGTTCCCTCATCACCTCTCCCAAAATCCTGATCCTCGATGAGCCGACCGCCGGCGTCGATGTCGAACAGCGCCACGAACTCTGGCGACACCTTAAAAGTTTGAACAAAGACGGTACGACAATCCTCCTGACCACACACTATATCGATGAGGCTGAAGAGCTCTGCGGGAGGGTGGCGATCATGAACCGGGGCGATATTGTGGAAATGGGGGAACCGAAGGCGCTGATTAAAAAATATTGTCGGGAACAGGTGAAGGTTTTCCCGGGAAGTTTGGAAGAGGTTTTTCTCAAAGTCACCGGTCACTCCATCCATGAGGACCAAAATGCTAATCCCTAA
- a CDS encoding ABC transporter permease produces the protein MLIPKTVGFLTLIEREYYRFTRLAAQTIAPPVITTLLFILIFGYSLGEKITTIHGFSYILYILPGLAVMGVMTNSFSNSSTSLFMARMDRSIENILVAPLSYFQIVASFVIGGVTRGLVVGIMTLLVAVIMTGMTFHSYAGTIFFLTLIAAIFSSLGIIAALWAEDWDHLATFTNFVITPFLYLGGVFYSIEMLPPFWKKVSYANPIFYLVDGFRRQVLGVSDLPLTYSLGMLLILSLGFFLLAVRLFQKGWKLIQ, from the coding sequence ATGCTAATCCCTAAAACCGTTGGCTTTTTGACCCTCATCGAAAGGGAATATTATCGCTTTACCCGGCTGGCGGCGCAGACGATCGCCCCGCCGGTGATCACCACACTGCTTTTCATCCTGATCTTTGGTTATTCCCTGGGCGAAAAAATCACCACGATCCATGGCTTCTCCTACATCCTTTACATCCTGCCGGGACTTGCCGTCATGGGGGTCATGACCAATTCGTTTTCCAACAGTTCCACCTCCCTCTTCATGGCCCGGATGGACCGGAGCATTGAAAATATCCTGGTCGCCCCCCTCTCCTATTTTCAAATCGTTGCCTCGTTCGTGATCGGCGGGGTCACCCGTGGACTCGTGGTTGGGATCATGACCCTGCTTGTGGCGGTCATCATGACCGGCATGACGTTCCACTCCTACGCCGGCACCATTTTCTTTTTGACCCTCATCGCGGCGATATTTTCTTCATTGGGGATTATTGCGGCGCTCTGGGCCGAGGACTGGGACCACCTGGCGACCTTCACCAACTTTGTGATCACGCCGTTTTTATATCTTGGAGGTGTTTTTTATTCGATTGAGATGCTCCCGCCATTTTGGAAGAAGGTCTCCTACGCCAACCCTATTTTTTATCTGGTGGATGGCTTTCGACGGCAGGTGCTTGGGGTGTCTGATCTTCCACTGACTTATTCTCTGGGGATGCTTTTAATTCTGTCTCTGGGGTTTTTTCTGCTGGCGGTTCGCCTGTTCCAGAAGGGGTGGAAGCTGATACAATAG
- a CDS encoding thioredoxin domain-containing protein, with translation MTESPFRKGAIVGLILVGLVGVLIAGITTSHHYKIAAAGFEEKSFCSLSEFVDCDVAIASPYSKVFGIPTSELGLLFFLFVTLASLYALISEKATRTTLSFIFCSALVALAYAAYMAYIAFFKLHVLCLLCTGLYLAIILLVILSLMALRLRPVKIFSFIGHYLQDTFKKGADGSSRLGGHLLAFGLLFGIGLLFFVGLNRPLHGRTRPFNKEGFVRAYLATPKQEVKLPEGRPFWGDPDAKVTIVTFSDFECPFCRRAAFSLKPFLGEYRRQVRFLYLHYPLDMACNPNMERPLHQYSCLAAKATFCAHQKGRFWEYHDLVFENQRRLSHALLSRLADKVGLSEDEFNRCLASDEVAKQLQEDIAAGNQLDIHGTPAIYVNGHLLKDWTSPEKLQAVIEAELKNQN, from the coding sequence GTGACCGAGAGTCCGTTTCGAAAAGGGGCGATTGTCGGGTTGATCCTTGTCGGGCTTGTCGGCGTTTTGATCGCAGGGATCACTACTTCCCACCACTACAAGATCGCCGCCGCCGGTTTTGAAGAAAAAAGTTTCTGCTCCCTCTCCGAATTTGTCGACTGTGACGTCGCGATTGCCAGTCCCTACTCAAAAGTCTTCGGGATTCCTACCTCTGAACTGGGGCTCCTCTTTTTCCTCTTTGTCACCCTCGCCTCCCTCTACGCCCTCATCTCGGAGAAGGCGACCCGAACCACCCTCTCGTTTATTTTTTGTTCCGCTCTCGTCGCCCTCGCCTATGCCGCCTACATGGCGTACATCGCCTTCTTTAAACTCCATGTCCTCTGCCTCCTCTGCACTGGCCTCTACCTGGCGATTATTTTACTGGTGATTCTCAGTCTGATGGCGCTTAGACTCCGACCGGTGAAGATTTTTTCTTTTATCGGTCACTACCTGCAAGACACTTTTAAAAAAGGAGCAGACGGCTCTTCAAGACTGGGGGGTCACCTGCTGGCCTTTGGGCTCCTGTTTGGGATCGGTCTCCTCTTTTTTGTCGGCCTGAACCGGCCACTCCATGGGCGGACGAGACCGTTTAACAAGGAGGGGTTCGTCAGGGCCTACCTCGCCACTCCAAAACAGGAAGTGAAACTTCCGGAAGGACGTCCTTTTTGGGGGGATCCAGATGCCAAGGTCACGATTGTGACCTTTTCCGACTTTGAGTGCCCGTTCTGCCGGCGAGCCGCCTTCAGCCTCAAACCGTTTCTAGGGGAATACCGGCGTCAGGTCCGTTTTCTGTATCTCCACTACCCGCTCGACATGGCCTGCAATCCCAACATGGAGAGGCCACTCCACCAATATTCCTGTCTGGCGGCCAAAGCGACCTTCTGTGCCCACCAGAAGGGGAGATTCTGGGAGTATCATGATCTTGTTTTCGAAAATCAGCGGCGTCTCTCCCATGCCCTGCTCTCAAGGCTTGCAGACAAGGTGGGGCTCTCCGAAGATGAATTCAACCGGTGCCTCGCCTCCGACGAGGTCGCCAAACAGCTTCAGGAGGATATCGCCGCAGGGAATCAACTGGATATTCATGGAACCCCCGCGATTTACGTCAATGGCCACCTTCTCAAGGACTGGACCAGCCCCGAAAAACTCCAGGCAGTGATCGAAGCGGAACTTAAAAATCAAAACTGA
- a CDS encoding DUF4340 domain-containing protein: MKRYLPTIAVVIVLIGVLLYTRFFEPEKKLYPEIPLYQVAEQDVSEVEISSAGKKIRLTKGTDWQITEPESLPADPGKIASLLKTFSSFKAEARLADQVDALEPYGLDSPSLAVTVRTAGETHTLKFGKRTPVGGNLYLMEEGKPPLYTAPAFLAEQNRPDLEVFRKKIAESQP, translated from the coding sequence ATGAAACGGTACCTTCCCACCATAGCGGTGGTGATCGTCCTCATCGGGGTGCTCCTCTATACCCGGTTTTTTGAACCGGAAAAGAAACTCTACCCGGAGATCCCTCTTTATCAAGTTGCCGAACAGGATGTGAGTGAGGTCGAGATCTCAAGCGCCGGCAAAAAGATTCGTCTCACCAAGGGAACAGACTGGCAGATCACTGAACCGGAAAGTCTTCCGGCCGATCCGGGCAAGATTGCTTCCCTTCTTAAAACTTTTTCTTCCTTCAAGGCGGAGGCCCGATTGGCGGATCAGGTGGATGCGTTGGAACCGTATGGGCTCGATTCACCGTCACTGGCGGTGACCGTCAGGACGGCCGGTGAAACGCATACGCTCAAGTTTGGCAAAAGGACGCCGGTCGGGGGGAATCTCTATCTGATGGAGGAAGGGAAACCACCCCTTTATACGGCGCCGGCCTTCCTTGCGGAACAAAATCGCCCGGATCTGGAAGTCTTTAGAAAAAAGATCGCGGAATCACAGCCGTAA
- a CDS encoding GldG family protein, with amino-acid sequence MKIESLRKFKYGANAIALTILVGAVMVLLFGLIDRHDLRWDFTANKELSLSDQTVQVLKNLDQEVQVTAFFRRGESPDDYFIRRKVGDVLKEYAYRSPKVHYEMVDPDLEVQKAIAENITTDGTIVFRSGSQRKDVYKSQLFNYDRFSEQALPEFTGEGLFTNAMVAITGESRKTVYFLTGHGEKNLEETGPNGYRQIKDYLTKENYEVKTLNLLTGGTSDSASLEDSNLLIIASPQHPFPEGEEELLISYLKKGGNLLLLLDPLLPSSCPRILAFLGVALQADLVLDPKRHFLLGMHYPVPFLSEHEITKPLKDKGMNPVLYLARGLTLKQPTLSTLRAEKLFESSPEGWGETTLNQKADAKFDKEKDFAGPVILGVTVGQLSKKKEEAESEPASPELQQGGPASQPVTENKQPRAVVVGDSDFATNGIIQVPGNMDLFLNMVSWLVGSKEAISIRPKTPEFRNISLTEGQAQFIFWFTQFAYPLLFLGIGGFVWWRRRLL; translated from the coding sequence ATGAAGATCGAGTCACTTCGCAAGTTTAAATATGGAGCCAATGCCATAGCCCTCACGATTCTTGTGGGGGCTGTTATGGTTCTTCTTTTTGGACTCATTGATCGGCATGACCTCCGGTGGGATTTTACCGCCAACAAGGAGCTGAGTCTCTCCGATCAGACCGTTCAGGTGTTAAAGAATTTGGATCAGGAGGTCCAGGTCACCGCTTTTTTCCGGCGCGGGGAAAGTCCGGATGACTACTTCATCCGCCGGAAGGTGGGTGACGTCCTCAAGGAGTACGCCTATCGCTCCCCCAAGGTTCATTATGAGATGGTCGACCCGGATCTCGAGGTCCAAAAGGCGATTGCGGAAAACATTACCACGGATGGGACCATTGTCTTCCGGAGCGGTTCCCAAAGGAAGGATGTCTACAAAAGTCAACTCTTCAACTATGACCGGTTTAGCGAACAGGCGTTGCCTGAGTTCACCGGCGAGGGACTCTTTACCAACGCCATGGTGGCCATTACCGGGGAATCTCGAAAAACCGTCTATTTTCTCACCGGGCATGGGGAGAAAAACCTGGAGGAGACAGGCCCGAATGGCTACCGCCAGATCAAGGATTACCTGACCAAGGAAAACTATGAGGTTAAGACGCTGAATCTGCTGACAGGCGGGACTTCGGATTCCGCTTCCCTTGAGGATTCGAATCTCCTCATTATCGCCTCGCCCCAACACCCGTTTCCCGAAGGCGAAGAGGAACTTTTGATTTCTTATTTAAAGAAGGGAGGGAATCTTTTGCTCCTGCTTGACCCACTCCTCCCCAGCTCATGCCCAAGGATCCTTGCCTTTCTGGGTGTTGCCTTGCAGGCTGATCTGGTCCTGGACCCGAAGCGGCACTTCCTGCTCGGGATGCATTACCCGGTGCCGTTCCTCTCCGAGCATGAGATCACCAAACCGCTCAAGGACAAAGGGATGAATCCGGTTTTGTACCTGGCCCGCGGGCTCACCCTCAAACAACCGACACTGTCAACCCTTAGGGCGGAGAAATTATTTGAAAGTTCGCCGGAAGGGTGGGGCGAGACAACCTTGAACCAAAAGGCGGATGCGAAATTCGACAAGGAAAAAGATTTTGCCGGGCCGGTGATCCTGGGGGTCACTGTCGGCCAATTATCCAAAAAGAAAGAGGAGGCAGAGTCGGAACCTGCCTCGCCTGAGCTTCAGCAAGGCGGGCCTGCCTCTCAACCTGTGACAGAAAACAAACAGCCGAGGGCTGTTGTTGTCGGTGATTCCGACTTTGCCACAAACGGGATCATCCAGGTCCCCGGCAACATGGATCTCTTTCTCAATATGGTCTCCTGGCTTGTCGGTTCAAAAGAGGCGATCAGCATCCGCCCAAAGACGCCAGAATTCCGAAACATCTCACTCACCGAAGGACAGGCCCAGTTTATTTTTTGGTTTACACAGTTCGCCTACCCACTCCTCTTTCTGGGGATCGGTGGGTTCGTTTGGTGGCGCCGGCGGTTGCTATGA
- a CDS encoding ABC transporter permease: MVCHPRVIHPGTTMTSFLALIKKDFRSYFNSPIGLVAIALFLFITGFAFTAHLTQVNPHNLPEASLRGILYFMAVILLFICPFLSMRGFAEERKSGTIELLKTAPLTDTELVFGKYLASLFFLFLLLLATVEYPLILLVTGAPDKGPLFLSYLGLFLVGASFLAAGLFASSLTRSQMMAAVVTFVLLLTLWFLADVGGEIGEKISLISHLQSFSLGVFDLADIVYYLFFIAFFLFLTIRNLESERWR, translated from the coding sequence ATGGTGTGTCACCCAAGGGTGATTCACCCAGGGACAACCATGACCAGTTTTCTGGCACTGATCAAGAAAGATTTCAGGAGTTATTTCAACTCACCGATCGGACTGGTGGCGATTGCCCTTTTTCTTTTTATCACCGGTTTTGCCTTTACCGCCCATCTGACACAGGTCAATCCCCACAACCTTCCGGAGGCCTCTTTGCGCGGGATTCTTTATTTTATGGCGGTCATCCTCCTCTTCATCTGCCCCTTCCTCTCAATGCGGGGTTTTGCCGAAGAAAGGAAGAGCGGTACGATAGAACTCTTAAAGACAGCGCCTCTCACGGATACCGAACTGGTTTTTGGCAAATACCTCGCCTCGCTTTTTTTTCTGTTCCTGCTCTTGCTGGCTACGGTCGAATACCCGTTAATCCTTCTGGTGACCGGGGCGCCGGACAAGGGGCCGCTCTTTTTGTCTTACCTGGGCCTGTTTCTCGTCGGTGCCAGTTTTCTCGCCGCCGGTCTTTTTGCCTCGTCACTGACCCGGAGCCAGATGATGGCCGCCGTGGTGACCTTTGTCCTGCTCCTGACCCTCTGGTTCTTGGCCGATGTCGGGGGCGAAATCGGCGAGAAGATCTCGCTCATCAGTCACTTGCAGAGTTTCAGCCTCGGGGTTTTCGACCTGGCCGATATTGTTTATTATCTTTTCTTCATCGCCTTCTTTTTGTTTCTCACGATCAGAAATCTTGAATCGGAGCGGTGGCGATGA
- a CDS encoding ABC transporter ATP-binding protein: protein MIEAIEITKDYGSLRAVDRVSFSVPKGQIVGLLGPNGAGKTTTMRILTGYMPPTSGTAKIAGFDLFEATDEAKRRVGYLPETPPLYPEMTVLESLNFVGGLMGIPKKGRKEKVERAMERVGLAEVRRRLVGHISKGFRQRVGLAQALVHDPPVLILDEPTIGLDPKQILEIRGLIQKLAGEKTVILSSHILQEIQTLCERVVIIHHGRIVADDSIAKLSQQWGKSRLLVTSSESQGVMKKRLAEVSGVEEVREIGSSLEEIFLSLTEG, encoded by the coding sequence ATGATAGAAGCCATTGAAATCACAAAAGACTATGGTTCCTTAAGGGCGGTGGACCGTGTCTCTTTCAGCGTTCCAAAGGGACAGATTGTTGGTCTCCTGGGGCCCAATGGGGCCGGAAAGACCACAACGATGCGGATCCTGACCGGTTATATGCCCCCGACCTCAGGGACCGCCAAGATTGCCGGGTTTGATCTCTTTGAGGCCACGGATGAAGCCAAGAGACGGGTCGGTTATCTCCCCGAGACGCCGCCGCTCTACCCCGAAATGACCGTTTTGGAATCCCTCAATTTTGTCGGGGGCTTGATGGGGATCCCCAAGAAGGGACGGAAAGAAAAGGTGGAAAGGGCGATGGAACGGGTCGGTCTCGCCGAGGTTCGCCGCCGGCTGGTCGGTCATATTTCCAAGGGGTTTCGCCAGCGGGTGGGGCTCGCCCAGGCCCTCGTTCATGACCCTCCGGTTTTGATCCTGGACGAGCCGACGATTGGGCTCGACCCCAAGCAGATTTTGGAGATTCGGGGGCTGATTCAGAAACTTGCCGGTGAAAAAACGGTCATCCTTTCCTCCCATATCCTTCAGGAAATCCAGACCCTTTGTGAGAGAGTGGTGATCATCCACCATGGCCGGATTGTGGCCGATGATTCGATTGCCAAGCTAAGCCAACAATGGGGCAAGAGCCGTCTTTTAGTCACCTCTTCGGAGTCTCAGGGGGTGATGAAAAAAAGACTGGCCGAGGTCAGTGGGGTTGAAGAGGTGAGGGAAATCGGTTCCAGCTTGGAAGAGATTTTTTTGAGTCTGACGGAAGGGTGA
- the ybgF gene encoding tol-pal system protein YbgF, whose product MPWFLALLFLIPFSVSADSLSDRVKLLEKQVGDIQRVVETNNRNVAEALATFSQVRSEFQSLKGQLEENRHFFDQYKAESGKFFEDIDHRISGLEDRLSLFAGQLNEFLTTRGTAGGGTKPGTKKENPAATVLYNKGLTAVNNRLYKEAIASFNQFIQQSPKAELADNAQYWIGECYFAQRDFKTAIAEFQKVLEKHPMSPKAAPALLKQGYAFYEMKSYPEAEAFLKKVIAKYPKSTEAGKAEERLRRMGMTATPEKKG is encoded by the coding sequence ATGCCCTGGTTTCTTGCCCTTCTCTTTTTAATCCCTTTTTCGGTTTCTGCGGATAGCCTTTCTGACCGGGTGAAACTGCTCGAAAAGCAGGTGGGGGACATCCAGAGGGTCGTGGAGACAAATAACCGGAATGTGGCTGAGGCGCTCGCCACATTTTCGCAGGTTCGTTCCGAATTTCAGTCCTTGAAAGGACAGTTGGAGGAGAACCGGCATTTCTTTGATCAGTACAAGGCGGAGTCGGGGAAATTTTTTGAAGATATCGATCACCGGATCTCCGGTCTGGAGGACCGGCTCTCTCTCTTTGCCGGCCAGTTAAACGAATTCCTTACGACAAGAGGGACGGCGGGAGGGGGAACGAAGCCAGGGACCAAGAAAGAAAATCCGGCCGCCACAGTCCTTTACAACAAGGGGCTGACCGCGGTGAACAATCGTCTCTACAAAGAGGCGATCGCCTCTTTTAACCAGTTCATCCAGCAAAGCCCGAAGGCCGAACTGGCGGACAATGCCCAGTACTGGATCGGCGAATGTTATTTTGCCCAGAGGGATTTCAAGACCGCGATTGCTGAATTTCAAAAAGTTCTTGAAAAGCACCCGATGAGCCCCAAGGCGGCCCCGGCGCTCTTGAAACAAGGGTATGCCTTCTACGAGATGAAGTCCTATCCGGAGGCGGAGGCGTTCCTCAAAAAGGTGATTGCCAAATACCCCAAGTCGACTGAGGCCGGTAAGGCGGAGGAACGGCTCAGGCGGATGGGAATGACCGCGACTCCCGAGAAAAAAGGATAA
- the pal gene encoding peptidoglycan-associated lipoprotein Pal has translation MRKILVGLVVVGLAFTLGACSQTKKPKAAAAAKAELQRIHFDYDKSDIKSESRGTLEGNANWLKKNKGSDVVIEGHCDERGSDEYNIALGHRRANSAKNYLVSLGVEAKRMTSKSYGEEKPLEKCSNESCWSKNRRAEFNRK, from the coding sequence ATGAGGAAGATTCTGGTAGGTCTGGTGGTGGTGGGGTTGGCGTTCACGTTGGGCGCCTGCAGTCAAACCAAAAAACCGAAGGCGGCGGCAGCAGCCAAGGCGGAGTTGCAGAGGATTCACTTTGATTATGACAAGTCTGACATCAAGTCGGAGTCCCGGGGAACCTTGGAAGGGAATGCCAACTGGCTGAAAAAGAACAAGGGAAGTGATGTTGTTATCGAAGGGCATTGTGATGAGAGAGGGAGTGATGAGTACAACATCGCCCTCGGTCATCGTCGCGCCAATAGCGCCAAGAACTATCTTGTCTCTCTGGGAGTTGAGGCCAAGCGGATGACCTCCAAGAGCTATGGTGAGGAGAAACCTCTCGAGAAATGCTCCAACGAGAGTTGCTGGTCGAAGAACAGAAGGGCCGAGTTCAACAGGAAGTAG